One window of the Rosa rugosa chromosome 3, drRosRugo1.1, whole genome shotgun sequence genome contains the following:
- the LOC133740543 gene encoding probable flavin-containing monooxygenase 1 isoform X3, whose protein sequence is MEKRVAVVGAGISGLLACKYTLSKGFHPIVFESTSTIGGVWTKTVETTKLQTPKAFYQFSDFPWPSSVTEDHPNQNQVLEYVQSYARHFDLLKHIKVNTKVCGIEYEGLSEDEMESWSFWGGTGEPFNSEGKWKVIVEDKQSLSTEIYLVDFVILCIGRFSDVPNIPEFIPNKGPKAFHGTVIHSMEYADMDYESAAKFVTGKQVTVVGSQKFAMDIAMECSNANGIENPCTLLYRTEHWNFPDLLPWGVPLAFLYFNRFSELLVHKPGEGFLLSLLATLLSPLRWAYSKFVETYANKKLGLYKYGMVPKQRFLQDISSCLIAVVPENFYDRVQEGSIILKKSPGNFGFCQEGILVEGEVSPLTTELVILATGFNGEKKLKDVFVSPTFQDYIMGSQEAILPLYRQCINGRIPQLAVIGFSESISYLFTSEIRCKWLAELLGGAFKVPNITEMETDVKRWDEYAKRYGGKYYRRSCINALHVWYSDQLCKDMGWNPKRKKGLLAELFEPYGPMDYVSP, encoded by the exons ATGGAGAAGCGGGTAGCCGTTGTGGGAGCTGGGATCAGTGGCCTTCTTGCCTGCAAGTACACCCTCTCGAAGGGCTTTCATCCCATTGTTTTCGAATCCACTAGCACCATTGGAGGCGTATGGACCAAGACTGTGGAGACTACAAAGCTCCAAACTCCTAAAGCATTCTACCAATTCTCAGATTTTCCATGGCCATCTTCAGTGACAGAGGACCATCCTAACCAGAATCAGGTATTAGAATATGTCCAATCGTATGCTCGCCATTTCGACTTGCTCAAGCACATTAAAGTGAATACCAAAGTGTGTGGTATAGAGTATGAAGGCCTATCTGAGGATGAGATGGAATCTTGGAGTTTTTGGGGGGGCACTGGAGAGCCATTCAACTCggaagggaaatggaaagttaTAGTAGAAGACAAGCAAAGCCTTTCCACTGAG ATTTATCTGGTAGACTTTGTGATCCTCTGCATCGGACGATTCAGTGATGTTCCAAACATTCCTGAATTCATTCCGAACAAGGGACCGAAAGCATTCCATGGAACGGTTATACACTCGATGGAATATGCCGACATGGATTACGAAAGCGCTGCTAAATTCGTGACAGGAAAGCAAGTAACAGTTGTTGGGTCTCAGAAATTTGCAATGGACATTGCAATGGAATGTTCAAATGCAAATG GGATAGAAAATCCATGCACATTATTGTACAGAACAGAGCACTGGAATTTTCCAGACCTCCTTCCATGGGGTGTGCCTCTTGCATTCCTCTACTTCAATCGCTTCTCGGAGCTTTTGGTTCATAAGCCGGGGGAAGGCTTCTTGCTCAGTCTCCTTGCAACACTGCTCTCACCTCTG AGATGGGCCTATTCGAAATTTGTGGAAACATATGCAAATAAGAAGCTAGGATTATACAAGTATGGGATGGTACCTAAGCAAAGATTCCTTCAAGATATTAGCTCTTGTTTGATAGCAGTAGTGCCTGAAAATTTTTATGATCGAGTACAAGAGGGAAGCATCATACTCAAGAAATCGCCGGGCAACTTCGGATTTTGCCAAGAAGGCATTTTGGTGGAAGGGGAAGTCTCGCCTCTGACGACGGAGTTGGTCATATTGGCTACAGGATTTAATGGTGAGAAGAAGCTCAAAGATGTCTTTGTGTCTCCTACCTTTCAAGACTACATAATGGGATCTCAAGAGGCCATATTACCCCTCTACAG GCAATGCATAAATGGACGAATTCCACAACTAGCTGTGATTGGATTTTCCGAGAGTATCTCATACTTGTTCACCTCCGAGATAAGATGCAAATGGCTTGCCGAGCTTCTCGGAGGCGCATTTAAGGTGCCAAACATAACAGAGATGGAAACAGATGTGAAGAGATGGGATGAATACGCGAAGCGATATGGTGGAAAATACTACCGGAGATCATGCATCAATGCCCTTCATGTATGGTACAGTGACCAATTGTGCAAGGACATGGGATGGAATCCTAAGAGGAAGAAGGGACTTCTTGCTGAACTTTTTGAACCATATGGCCCAATGGATTATGTTTCCCCTTAA
- the LOC133740543 gene encoding probable flavin-containing monooxygenase 1 isoform X4, translated as MEKRVAVVGAGISGLLACKYTLSKGFHPIVFESTSTIGGVWTKTVETTKLQTPKAFYQFSDFPWPSSVTEDHPNQNQVLEYVQSYARHFDLLKHIKVNTKVCGIEYEGLSEDEMESWSFWGGTGEPFNSEGKWKVIVEDKQSLSTEIYLVDFVILCIGRFSDVPNIPEFIPNKGPKAFHGTVIHSMEYADMDYESAAKFVTGKQVTVVGSQKFAMDIAMECSNANGIENPCTLLYRTEHWNFPDLLPWGVPLAFLYFNRFSELLVHKPGEGFLLSLLATLLSPLRWAYSKFVETYANKKLGLYKYGMVPKQRFLQDISSCLIAVVPENFYDRVQEGSIILKKSPGNFGFCQEGILVEGEVSPLTTELVILATGFNGEKKLKDVFVSPTFQDYIMGSQEAILPLYRLTSYFQKLRQSSFAAVRMVLSNIHFIQAMHKWTNSTTSCDWIFREYLILVHLRDKMQMACRASRRRI; from the exons ATGGAGAAGCGGGTAGCCGTTGTGGGAGCTGGGATCAGTGGCCTTCTTGCCTGCAAGTACACCCTCTCGAAGGGCTTTCATCCCATTGTTTTCGAATCCACTAGCACCATTGGAGGCGTATGGACCAAGACTGTGGAGACTACAAAGCTCCAAACTCCTAAAGCATTCTACCAATTCTCAGATTTTCCATGGCCATCTTCAGTGACAGAGGACCATCCTAACCAGAATCAGGTATTAGAATATGTCCAATCGTATGCTCGCCATTTCGACTTGCTCAAGCACATTAAAGTGAATACCAAAGTGTGTGGTATAGAGTATGAAGGCCTATCTGAGGATGAGATGGAATCTTGGAGTTTTTGGGGGGGCACTGGAGAGCCATTCAACTCggaagggaaatggaaagttaTAGTAGAAGACAAGCAAAGCCTTTCCACTGAG ATTTATCTGGTAGACTTTGTGATCCTCTGCATCGGACGATTCAGTGATGTTCCAAACATTCCTGAATTCATTCCGAACAAGGGACCGAAAGCATTCCATGGAACGGTTATACACTCGATGGAATATGCCGACATGGATTACGAAAGCGCTGCTAAATTCGTGACAGGAAAGCAAGTAACAGTTGTTGGGTCTCAGAAATTTGCAATGGACATTGCAATGGAATGTTCAAATGCAAATG GGATAGAAAATCCATGCACATTATTGTACAGAACAGAGCACTGGAATTTTCCAGACCTCCTTCCATGGGGTGTGCCTCTTGCATTCCTCTACTTCAATCGCTTCTCGGAGCTTTTGGTTCATAAGCCGGGGGAAGGCTTCTTGCTCAGTCTCCTTGCAACACTGCTCTCACCTCTG AGATGGGCCTATTCGAAATTTGTGGAAACATATGCAAATAAGAAGCTAGGATTATACAAGTATGGGATGGTACCTAAGCAAAGATTCCTTCAAGATATTAGCTCTTGTTTGATAGCAGTAGTGCCTGAAAATTTTTATGATCGAGTACAAGAGGGAAGCATCATACTCAAGAAATCGCCGGGCAACTTCGGATTTTGCCAAGAAGGCATTTTGGTGGAAGGGGAAGTCTCGCCTCTGACGACGGAGTTGGTCATATTGGCTACAGGATTTAATGGTGAGAAGAAGCTCAAAGATGTCTTTGTGTCTCCTACCTTTCAAGACTACATAATGGGATCTCAAGAGGCCATATTACCCCTCTACAGGTTAACTAGCTACTTTCAAAAGTTACG ACAGTCTAGCTTCGCAGCAGTACGTATGGTATTGTCTAACATACATTTCATCCAGGCAATGCATAAATGGACGAATTCCACAACTAGCTGTGATTGGATTTTCCGAGAGTATCTCATACTTGTTCACCTCCGAGATAAGATGCAAATGGCTTGCCGAGCTTCTCGGAGGCGCATTTAA
- the LOC133740543 gene encoding probable flavin-containing monooxygenase 1 isoform X2 — MEKRVAVVGAGISGLLACKYTLSKGFHPIVFESTSTIGGVWTKTVETTKLQTPKAFYQFSDFPWPSSVTEDHPNQNQVLEYVQSYARHFDLLKHIKVNTKVCGIEYEGLSEDEMESWSFWGGTGEPFNSEGKWKVIVEDKQSLSTEIYLVDFVILCIGRFSDVPNIPEFIPNKGPKAFHGTVIHSMEYADMDYESAAKFVTGKQVTVVGSQKFAMDIAMECSNANGIENPCTLLYRTEHWNFPDLLPWGVPLAFLYFNRFSELLVHKPGEGFLLSLLATLLSPLRWAYSKFVETYANKKLGLYKYGMVPKQRFLQDISSCLIAVVPENFYDRVQEGSIILKKSPGNFGFCQEGILVEGEVSPLTTELVILATGFNGEKKLKDVFVSPTFQDYIMGSQEAILPLYRLTSYFQKQCINGRIPQLAVIGFSESISYLFTSEIRCKWLAELLGGAFKVPNITEMETDVKRWDEYAKRYGGKYYRRSCINALHVWYSDQLCKDMGWNPKRKKGLLAELFEPYGPMDYVSP, encoded by the exons ATGGAGAAGCGGGTAGCCGTTGTGGGAGCTGGGATCAGTGGCCTTCTTGCCTGCAAGTACACCCTCTCGAAGGGCTTTCATCCCATTGTTTTCGAATCCACTAGCACCATTGGAGGCGTATGGACCAAGACTGTGGAGACTACAAAGCTCCAAACTCCTAAAGCATTCTACCAATTCTCAGATTTTCCATGGCCATCTTCAGTGACAGAGGACCATCCTAACCAGAATCAGGTATTAGAATATGTCCAATCGTATGCTCGCCATTTCGACTTGCTCAAGCACATTAAAGTGAATACCAAAGTGTGTGGTATAGAGTATGAAGGCCTATCTGAGGATGAGATGGAATCTTGGAGTTTTTGGGGGGGCACTGGAGAGCCATTCAACTCggaagggaaatggaaagttaTAGTAGAAGACAAGCAAAGCCTTTCCACTGAG ATTTATCTGGTAGACTTTGTGATCCTCTGCATCGGACGATTCAGTGATGTTCCAAACATTCCTGAATTCATTCCGAACAAGGGACCGAAAGCATTCCATGGAACGGTTATACACTCGATGGAATATGCCGACATGGATTACGAAAGCGCTGCTAAATTCGTGACAGGAAAGCAAGTAACAGTTGTTGGGTCTCAGAAATTTGCAATGGACATTGCAATGGAATGTTCAAATGCAAATG GGATAGAAAATCCATGCACATTATTGTACAGAACAGAGCACTGGAATTTTCCAGACCTCCTTCCATGGGGTGTGCCTCTTGCATTCCTCTACTTCAATCGCTTCTCGGAGCTTTTGGTTCATAAGCCGGGGGAAGGCTTCTTGCTCAGTCTCCTTGCAACACTGCTCTCACCTCTG AGATGGGCCTATTCGAAATTTGTGGAAACATATGCAAATAAGAAGCTAGGATTATACAAGTATGGGATGGTACCTAAGCAAAGATTCCTTCAAGATATTAGCTCTTGTTTGATAGCAGTAGTGCCTGAAAATTTTTATGATCGAGTACAAGAGGGAAGCATCATACTCAAGAAATCGCCGGGCAACTTCGGATTTTGCCAAGAAGGCATTTTGGTGGAAGGGGAAGTCTCGCCTCTGACGACGGAGTTGGTCATATTGGCTACAGGATTTAATGGTGAGAAGAAGCTCAAAGATGTCTTTGTGTCTCCTACCTTTCAAGACTACATAATGGGATCTCAAGAGGCCATATTACCCCTCTACAGGTTAACTAGCTACTTTCAAAA GCAATGCATAAATGGACGAATTCCACAACTAGCTGTGATTGGATTTTCCGAGAGTATCTCATACTTGTTCACCTCCGAGATAAGATGCAAATGGCTTGCCGAGCTTCTCGGAGGCGCATTTAAGGTGCCAAACATAACAGAGATGGAAACAGATGTGAAGAGATGGGATGAATACGCGAAGCGATATGGTGGAAAATACTACCGGAGATCATGCATCAATGCCCTTCATGTATGGTACAGTGACCAATTGTGCAAGGACATGGGATGGAATCCTAAGAGGAAGAAGGGACTTCTTGCTGAACTTTTTGAACCATATGGCCCAATGGATTATGTTTCCCCTTAA
- the LOC133740543 gene encoding probable flavin-containing monooxygenase 1 isoform X1, which translates to MEKRVAVVGAGISGLLACKYTLSKGFHPIVFESTSTIGGVWTKTVETTKLQTPKAFYQFSDFPWPSSVTEDHPNQNQVLEYVQSYARHFDLLKHIKVNTKVCGIEYEGLSEDEMESWSFWGGTGEPFNSEGKWKVIVEDKQSLSTEIYLVDFVILCIGRFSDVPNIPEFIPNKGPKAFHGTVIHSMEYADMDYESAAKFVTGKQVTVVGSQKFAMDIAMECSNANGIENPCTLLYRTEHWNFPDLLPWGVPLAFLYFNRFSELLVHKPGEGFLLSLLATLLSPLRWAYSKFVETYANKKLGLYKYGMVPKQRFLQDISSCLIAVVPENFYDRVQEGSIILKKSPGNFGFCQEGILVEGEVSPLTTELVILATGFNGEKKLKDVFVSPTFQDYIMGSQEAILPLYRLTSYFQKLRQCINGRIPQLAVIGFSESISYLFTSEIRCKWLAELLGGAFKVPNITEMETDVKRWDEYAKRYGGKYYRRSCINALHVWYSDQLCKDMGWNPKRKKGLLAELFEPYGPMDYVSP; encoded by the exons ATGGAGAAGCGGGTAGCCGTTGTGGGAGCTGGGATCAGTGGCCTTCTTGCCTGCAAGTACACCCTCTCGAAGGGCTTTCATCCCATTGTTTTCGAATCCACTAGCACCATTGGAGGCGTATGGACCAAGACTGTGGAGACTACAAAGCTCCAAACTCCTAAAGCATTCTACCAATTCTCAGATTTTCCATGGCCATCTTCAGTGACAGAGGACCATCCTAACCAGAATCAGGTATTAGAATATGTCCAATCGTATGCTCGCCATTTCGACTTGCTCAAGCACATTAAAGTGAATACCAAAGTGTGTGGTATAGAGTATGAAGGCCTATCTGAGGATGAGATGGAATCTTGGAGTTTTTGGGGGGGCACTGGAGAGCCATTCAACTCggaagggaaatggaaagttaTAGTAGAAGACAAGCAAAGCCTTTCCACTGAG ATTTATCTGGTAGACTTTGTGATCCTCTGCATCGGACGATTCAGTGATGTTCCAAACATTCCTGAATTCATTCCGAACAAGGGACCGAAAGCATTCCATGGAACGGTTATACACTCGATGGAATATGCCGACATGGATTACGAAAGCGCTGCTAAATTCGTGACAGGAAAGCAAGTAACAGTTGTTGGGTCTCAGAAATTTGCAATGGACATTGCAATGGAATGTTCAAATGCAAATG GGATAGAAAATCCATGCACATTATTGTACAGAACAGAGCACTGGAATTTTCCAGACCTCCTTCCATGGGGTGTGCCTCTTGCATTCCTCTACTTCAATCGCTTCTCGGAGCTTTTGGTTCATAAGCCGGGGGAAGGCTTCTTGCTCAGTCTCCTTGCAACACTGCTCTCACCTCTG AGATGGGCCTATTCGAAATTTGTGGAAACATATGCAAATAAGAAGCTAGGATTATACAAGTATGGGATGGTACCTAAGCAAAGATTCCTTCAAGATATTAGCTCTTGTTTGATAGCAGTAGTGCCTGAAAATTTTTATGATCGAGTACAAGAGGGAAGCATCATACTCAAGAAATCGCCGGGCAACTTCGGATTTTGCCAAGAAGGCATTTTGGTGGAAGGGGAAGTCTCGCCTCTGACGACGGAGTTGGTCATATTGGCTACAGGATTTAATGGTGAGAAGAAGCTCAAAGATGTCTTTGTGTCTCCTACCTTTCAAGACTACATAATGGGATCTCAAGAGGCCATATTACCCCTCTACAGGTTAACTAGCTACTTTCAAAAGTTACG GCAATGCATAAATGGACGAATTCCACAACTAGCTGTGATTGGATTTTCCGAGAGTATCTCATACTTGTTCACCTCCGAGATAAGATGCAAATGGCTTGCCGAGCTTCTCGGAGGCGCATTTAAGGTGCCAAACATAACAGAGATGGAAACAGATGTGAAGAGATGGGATGAATACGCGAAGCGATATGGTGGAAAATACTACCGGAGATCATGCATCAATGCCCTTCATGTATGGTACAGTGACCAATTGTGCAAGGACATGGGATGGAATCCTAAGAGGAAGAAGGGACTTCTTGCTGAACTTTTTGAACCATATGGCCCAATGGATTATGTTTCCCCTTAA